The following are from one region of the Arachis duranensis cultivar V14167 chromosome 10, aradu.V14167.gnm2.J7QH, whole genome shotgun sequence genome:
- the LOC107470833 gene encoding glycine-rich cell wall structural protein, translating into MVLPVLTREFDAEDVWVVNGRECEGGGGRGGNGADKGGFLLYPTPPRRTTNCLEPVPFLSAGFATMRVVISKGIVVSCCLGVIIIVALAADARKLVDDDKHLIRPIPPHLFKKGFRHGRFGGGGIGGGAGFGVGGGLGGGGGFGGGAGFGGGGGLGSGGGLGGGAGGGGGVGGGAGGGIGHGGGLGHGVGGGIGSGGGGGGGGGFGGGGGDGLGGGGGLGHGGGLGHGIGGGVGGGGGFGGGAGGGGLGGGGGLGHGGGLGHGIGGGVGGGGGLGGGGGFGGGGGFGHGGGLGHGGGLGHGIGGGIGGGGGGGIGGGAGGGGGVGGGAGGGIGGGGGAGGGGGFGGGGGVGGGVGGGGGFGAGGGFGKGGGGGFGGGGGGGFGGGGGFGAGGGAGFGGGVAVGVGGGH; encoded by the exons ATGGTATTGCCAGTGTTGACGAGAGAATTTGATGCAGAGGATGTGTGGGTGGTGAACGGCAGGGAATGCGAGGGTGGTGGGGGAAG GGGTGGTAATGGGGCGGATAAGGGCGGATTTTTGCTCTACCCGACCCCGCCCCGCCGTACAACAAACTGCCTAGAACCCGTCCCGTTTTTATCCGCGG GTTTTGCTACAATGAGAGTTGTTATTTCGAAGGGCATTGTGGTTTCGTGTTGCTTGGgcgttattattattgttgcacTTGCTGCTGATGCAAGGAAACTTGTTGACGATGACAAGCATTTGATCCGTCCAATTCCACCTCATTTGTTCAAGAAAGGGTTTAGGCATGGAAGGTTTGGAGGAGGTGGgattggtggtggtgctggATTTGGTGTCGGTGGAGGGTTGGGGGGAGGTGGTGGttttggtggtggtgctggATTTGGTGGTGGAGGTGGACTAGGGAGTGGTGGTGGCTTAGGTGGCGGAGCCGGTGGAG GTGGTGGTGTTGGAGGAGGTGCTGGTGGTGGGATTGGTCATGGTGGAGGTTTAGGTCATGGTGTTGGAGGTGGCAttggtagtggtggtggtggtg GCGGTGGAGGTGGCTttggaggtggtggtggtgatggacTTGGCGGTGGCGGTGGGCTTGGTCATGGAGGAGGACTAGGTCATGGCATTGGTGGTGGTGTAGGCGGTGGAGGTGGCTTTGGAGGaggtgctggtggtggtggaCTTGGCGGTGGCGGTGGGCTTGGTCATGGAGGAGGACTGGGTCATGGCATTGGTGGTGGTGTAGGAGGTGGAGGTGGCCTTGGAGGTGGTGGTGGATTTGGTGGTGGCGGTGGTTTTGGTCATGGAGGAGGACTAGGTCATGGTGGTGGATTAGGTCATGGTATTGGTGGTGGCATTGGTGGTGGAGGTGGTGGTGGAATAGGAGGTGGTGCAGGTGGAGGAGGTGGAGTTGGTGGGGGAGCTGGTGGCGGCAttggaggtggtggtggtgcagGTGGAGGCGGCGGCTTTGGTGGCGGCGGTGGAGTTGGAGGTGGTGTAGGTGGAGGAGGAGGGTTTGGAGCTGGTGGAGGGTTTGGAAAAGGTGGAGGTGGTGGATTtggcggtggtggtggtggcggcTTTGGAGGTGGTGGCGGTTTTGGGGCTGGTGGCGGTGCTGGATTTGGTGGTGGAGTTGCCGTTGGTGTTGGTGGTGGCCATTAG
- the LOC107470834 gene encoding protein FAR1-RELATED SEQUENCE 6-like, giving the protein MLREEIEREKTIALEVEIGRNNPAQLMRKKKNENNVLSMMKDEAQPYMLEQLMVLGRESVGTTYKAMPRLDVTEVGSEEMDTCYEEMPLLDLSQVGSEEMDPGHQVPDHDGLREDEIPCVGMRFDQLQMAHEFYVTYAKKVGFATKIRTTTCDKLTNQPINQAIHCNRDGFRVSRVKASTRKNRISAAGCKARIYVKFDKEAHDWVFFKVELSHSHPCSARKAVHYHEYRQLTMHAKCVIEDNDEAGIRPNKTFLALANESGGPSNLGYSEKDLRNYITARLRTSNVNVDVREMMNYFMRMKDINPNFFYAVNLDDDCKFRGAVWVDARCRASFEYYGDVVSLDSTYSTNKHGLPFASFVGVNHHGKSTILGCALLGNEEIPSYEWVFRQWVKCMGIAPQRIITDQCKSIFRAIKNVFPDTRHRWCIWHITKKLPHKLGGYRRYRELYDEFSDIVWNSRTEQSFEDNWYELIDEHNLHNNTWLSDLFDDRRMWVPIYFKGEFWAAMRSTQRSESMHSFYGNFLHSRTSLVQFVHEYDNVLGIKEQRELEDDAADSRGVEEEIPVNEAILCIPYDVHFERSTQEVRCECNLFESSGVLCCHCLAVFHYYKVYKVPNRYVLSRWSKNIKRKHTYVKSSHDVSRSDESHIAFRGLCAHFYNVAQDFVNDDEETALLHAALEETRAKLTAHRAKKRSESVADSHNNIGSTSLNVSTVMDIQAPSKVNTKGRPKSKRLGAALEKSIKKSARKRNKPDPPVVCPKPTQDVRFGGVVGHADPEQVGGFMSLLSSFNKN; this is encoded by the exons ATGCTTAGGGAAGAAATCGAGAGGGAGAAAACCATAGCATTGGAAGTTGAAATCGGAAGAAATAACCCTGCACAGTtaatgaggaaaaagaaaaacgaaaacaatGTTCTTTCAATGATGAAG GATGAGGCGCAGCCGTACATGCTGGAGCAACTGATGGTTCTTGGGAGGGAGAGTGTGGGGACCACTTACAAG GCCATGCCAAGATTGGATGTTACTGAGGTTGGAAGTGAAGAAATGGATACTTGTTACGAG GAGATGCCGCTTTTGGATCTCTCCCAGGTTGGAAGTGAAGAGATGGATCCTGGTCACCAG GTACCGGATCATGATGGCCTTCGGGAAGATGAAATACCTTGTGTTGGAATGCGGTTTGATCAATTGCAAATGGCTCACGAATTCTATGTGACATACGCAAAGAAAGTCGGGTTTGCCACTAAGATACGGACGACAACCTGTGATAAGCTCACAAATCAACCCATTAACCAAGCTATTCACTGTAATAGGGATGGGTTCCGTGTGTCTCGTGTCAAAGCGTCAACGCGGAAGAATAGGATCTCAGCCGCTGGGTGTAAGGCAAGGATATACGTGAAGTTTGACAAGGAGGCGCATGATTGGGTTTTCTTCAAGGTAGAGCTGAGTCACTCGCACCCATGTTCAGCGAGGAAAGCGGTGCATTACCATGAGTATAGGCAGCTGACCATGCATGCGAAGTGCGTGATCGAGGATAATGATGAGGCTGGGATTCGACCAAACAAGACTTTCCTAGCTTTGGCAAATGAGTCTGGGGGCCCATCTAATCTGGGATACTCAGAAAAGGATTTACGAAACTATATTACAGCTAGGCTCCGAACCAGCAACGTCAACGTTGATGTCAGGGAGATGATGAACTATTTCATGAGAATGAAGGACATCAATCCCAACTTCTTCTACGCGGTGAATTTGGATGATGACTGTAAATTTCGGGGTGCAGTATGGGTGGATGCAAGGTGTAGGGCGTCGTTCGAATATTATGGAGATGTTGTGTCACTTGATAGCACATACAGCACAAACAA GCATGGATTACCGTTTGCGTCCTTCGTCGGTGTCAACCACCATGGTAAGTCGACCATCCTTGGTTGTGCTCTCCTTGGAAATGAGGAAATCCCAAGTTATGAGTGGGTTTTCCGCCAATGGGTCAAGTGCATGGGAATTGCTCCACAGCGGATCATCACCGATCAATGCAAATCCATTTTTCGTGCAATAAAAAATGTGTTCCCCGATACACGCCACCGGTGGTGCATCTGGCACATTACGAAGAAGTTACCGCACAAGCTTGGAGGTTATCGCCGGTACAGAGAGTTGTATGATGAGTTCAGTGatattgtgtggaactctcgaACCGAGCAGTCATTTGAGGATAACTGGTATGAATTAATAGACGAGCACAACTTACATAACAACACATGGCTGTCAG aCCTCTTTGATGATCGACGCATGTGGGTCCCAATATACTTCAAGGGTGAATTTTGGGCTGCCATGAGGAGCACGCAAAGGAGTGAGAGCATGCACTCATTCTATGGAAATTTCTTACACAGTCGGACTAGCTTGGTCCAATTTGTTCACGAATATGACAATGTGCTTGGAATTAAGGAGCAAAGGGAACTGGAGGATGACGCAGCAGACTCGAGGGGG GTTGAAGAGGAAATACCAGTGAATGAAGCTATTCTTTGCATTCCGTACGACGTCCACTTCGAACGATCCACGCAGGAGGTTCGTTGTGAGTGCAATCTATTTGAGAGTTCAGGAGTGTTATGCTGTCATTGTCTTGCAGTCTTCCATTATTACAAGGTGTATAAAGTACCTAATCGATATGTTCTCTCTCGTTGGAGTAAGAACATAAAGCGCAAGCATACTTATGTCAAGAGTAGTCACGATGTCAGCCGGTCGGATGAGAGTCATATTGCATTCAGGGGACTATGTGCACACTTCTACAATGTTGCTCAGGATTTTGTAAACGATGACGAAGAAACGGCCTTGCTTCATGCTGCTCTAGAAGAAACGAGAGCTAAGCTGACTGCTCACCGTGCCAAGAAGAGATCCGAGAGTGTGGCGGACTCCCACAACAATATTGGCTCGACAAGTTTGAATGTTTCCACAGTGATGGACATCCAAGCCCCATCGAAGGTCAACACAAAGGGCCGCCCAAAGAGTAAGAGGCTCGGCGCTGCCCTGGAGAAGTCAATTAAAAAATCTGCCCGGAAGAGAAACAAGCCTGACCCACCG GTGGTTTGTCCGAAGCCAACTCAAGATGTAAGATTCGGTGGTGTTGTAGGCCACGCTGATCCCGAACAAGTTGGTGGCTTCATGTCTTTGTTAAGCtcctttaacaaaaattaa